AGCAATTCACCTCAAGAATACTTCTATGCCGCATTAATGGATATTTTTTCTAAACAATTGGTCAGAGAATTAGGAATATCAGAAGACGCGGTGCAATCAAGAGTTCCTTTACTTTTTTAATATAATCACCAATAATAGATGTAATTTCAAGAATCAACAGGAAATAATTATGTCTTAATCAATATTAGAGCAAGCTTTGGAAATGTCACCAAATGAGCGACTCGAATTCGCAGAGATTTTATTGGCGAGCATTGAACACGAAGACGAAAAAATCAGGGAAAAGTGGATAACTGAAGTCAGAGACAGAATGGTGGCTGTAAAAACCGGCAATGCGAAATTAATCGATTTTGACAGTTTGTATCAGGAAGAATAGAATGCATAAAAATACCCCATCCACAAAAAGCGTCCCGACTTGTCGGGACGCTTTTCATATCTGTCACATCACTCCTCCCACTTCCAATCCCTCACTTCCGGCATATCCTCACCATACTTCGTGATATACTCCTTGTGCTCGATCAGGCGGTCGCGAACGTATTGTTTGATATACGCAGCTTGCGGCCTCAGGCTTTCCACGCGGTTGGCTACGTCGGCAACGAGGTGGAAGCGGTCGAGGTCGTTGATTACCACCATGTCGAATGGCGTGGTCGTCGTGCCCTCTTCCTTGTAGCCGCGTACGTGCAGGTTCGGATGGTTCGTGCGGCGGTAGGTCAGCCGGTGGATCAGCCACGGGTAGCCGTGATAGGCGAAGATGATCGGCTTGTCGGTAGTGAAGAGGTCGTCGAAGTCGCGATCCGAAAGACCGTGCGGGTGCTCCTCCTTCGGTTGCAGTGTCATGAGATCGACGATGTTGACCACCCGTATCTTCAGCTCCGGCGCGAGCTTGTGCAGAATCTTCACGGCGGCCAGCGTTTCGAGTGTCGGCACGTCGCCCGCGCAGGCCATCACCACGTCCGGCTCGCCGCCCGCGTCATTAGACGCCCACTCCCAGATGCCGATGCCGCTGGTGCAGTGCCGGACGGCGGCCTCCATGTCGAGCCACTGCCACGCAGGCTGCTTTCCCGCCACGATGACGTTGATGTAATTTCGCGAGCGCAGGCAGTGATCCGTGACCGAGAGCAGCGTGTTGGCGTCCGGCGGCAGATAGACGCGAATCACCTCGGACTTTTTGTTCACCACGTGGTCGATGAAGCCCGGATCCTGATGCGAAAAGCCGTTGTGATCCTGCCGCCACACGTGCGACGTGAGGAAGTAGTTCAGCGAGGCGATGGGCCGTCGCCACGGAATTTCGCTGTCGGTCACTTTGAGCCACTTGGCGTGCTGGTTGAACATCGAGTCGATGATGTGAATGAACGCCTCGTAGCAGGAGAAGAAGCCGTGGCGACCGGTCAGCAAGTACCCTTCGAGCCACCCCTGGCAGGTGTGCTCCGAGAGAATCTCCATCACGCGGCCATCGGGCGAGAGATGGTCGTCGGCGGGGATGGTGTTGGCCATCCAGGTGCGGTCGGTCTCCTCGAAGAGGTCGCCGAGGCGGTTCGATGCGGTCTCGTCCGGCCCGAAGACGCGGAAGTTGGCCGTCTTGTCGTTCATCTTCATGATGTCGCGCAGAAACCGCGCCATCGGCTTCGGCGCTTCGGCCTCCACCGCGCCGGGCTTCGGCACGTCGAGCGCGTAGTCCCGGAAATCGGGCATCCGCAGCTCCTTGAGCAACAGGCCGCCGTTGGCGTATGGAATATCGCCCATGCGCTTTTTGCCCTTCGGCGCGAGCGCCTGCAACTCCGGCAACAGTACGCCGTCTGGCGTAAACAGCTCCTCGGCGCGGTAGCTCTTCAGCCACGTTTCGAGCAGCTCCATGTGCTCCGGATTGTCGCGCACCGTGCTGAAGGGCACCTGGTGTGAGCGCCAGTTTCCCTCGGCGGGCTTGCCGTCCACCACCTTCGGCCCCGTCCACCCCTTCGGCGAGCGGAAGACGATCATCGGCCACACCGGTCGTTCGGTCACGCCCTCGACCCGCGCCCGGCGCTGGATTTCGGCGATCTCGTCGAAGCAGCGATCCATCGTTTCGGCCATCGCCCGGTGCATCGTTTCGGGATCGTCGCCCTCGACGAAGTACGGCTTGTAGCCGTAGCCGGTCATGAGCTGCTCCAGCTCGTCGTGCGAAATACGCGCCAGAACGGTCGGGTTGGCGATCTTGTAGCCGTTCAGGTGCAGGATCGGCAGCACCGCTCCGTCGCGCTCCGGGTTCAGGAACTTGTTGCTGTGCCATGCCGTGGCGAGCGGGCCGGTCTCCGCCTCGCCGTCACCGATGACGCAGGCGGTGACGAGATCGGGATTGTCGAACACCGCGCCGTAAGCGTGCGACAATGCATAGCCAAGCTCGCCACCTTCGTGGATCGATCCCGGCGTTTCGGGCGCGACGTGGCTCGGAATGCCGCCCGGAAACGAGAACTGCCGGAAAAGGCGCGTCATGCCCGCCTCGTCGAACGACACGTCGGGATAGTACTCGCTGTACGTCCCCTCCATCCACACGTTGGCCACCAGCGCAGGCCCGCCATGCCCCGGCCCGGCGATATAGACGATATCGAGGTCGCGGTTGAGGATGATGCGGTTGAGATGCACGTAGAGGAAGTTGAGGCCGGGAGTGGTGCCCCAGTGGCCGAGCAGGCGGGGCTTGATATGCTCTTTGGAAAGCGGCTCTTTCAGGAGCGGATTGTCCATCAGGTAGATCTGACCGACGGAAAGATAGTTCGCCGCCCTCCAGTAAGCATTCATCAGTTCGAGTTCGCTTTCTGAAAGCGTGGTCGTCGTTTGATTCATCGGTTATGTTGATTTGAGAGTTTTTTTATGTCTGGTCCCGGAGTTCATCCGGAACTCTGTTTTCCGATCTTGCAATCAATAGCCGCACATTAAACGAAAAGCGGTACCAGCGAACCGGTACCGCCCTCTTTTCGTCATTCAATGCCAAACCGGTAACCACACCATATCGGCATCACACTAACCACCTTCGAGCACACGTCTTGTCTCTCTGACAATCGTCACCTCTTCGTTGGTCTCAATAACTTTGACGACAACCGGGCTGGTATCTGTCGAAATAATTCCGGAATGATTCAGATTCTTTTCATGATCGAGCCGGACACCAAGAAATTCGAGGCCCGCAAAGATGCGTTCGCGAATCTCAGGAGAATAGAGTCCGATGCCGCCAGTGAAGACGATCATGTCGAGGCCACCGAGCACCGCAGTGAGCGCGCCAATGTGCTTGCGGGCGCTGTAGCAGAAAAGCTCCACGGCCAGCCGCGCCTGTTCGTTCTTCGCTTCTGCGTCGAGAAGGTCACGCATGTCGTCGCTCAGGCCGGAGACGCCGAAGAGGCCGGACTTTTTGTTCACCATGTCCCGTAATCCGGTGGAGTCGAGATGGCCCTCTTGCAACAGGAAAAGCACCACGCCCGGATCGAGGTCGCCCGTGCGCGTGCTCATCACGAGGCCGCCCGCGGGCGAGAAGCCCATCGTCGTCTCGATGCTCCGCCCGTCGAGCACCGCCGCCATGCTCGCCCCATGGCCGAGATGCGCGAGAATCAGGCGCCCCTTCCGGGCAAGCGGATCGCCCTCGGCCTGAAGCTGGCTGAGGATGTACTGATAGGAAAGTCCGTGAAAGCCGTAGCGCTGCACCCCCTGGCGGCGATACTCCTCCGGGATGGGGCAGAGCTTTGCCAGCGGCGGCATGGTGTTGTGGAAGGCGGTGTCGAAGCAGGCCACCTGAAAGGCGCC
This genomic window from Chlorobaculum limnaeum contains:
- a CDS encoding addiction module protein, with product MSPNERLEFAEILLASIEHEDEKIREKWITEVRDRMVAVKTGNAKLIDFDSLYQEE
- a CDS encoding phosphoketolase, coding for MNQTTTTLSESELELMNAYWRAANYLSVGQIYLMDNPLLKEPLSKEHIKPRLLGHWGTTPGLNFLYVHLNRIILNRDLDIVYIAGPGHGGPALVANVWMEGTYSEYYPDVSFDEAGMTRLFRQFSFPGGIPSHVAPETPGSIHEGGELGYALSHAYGAVFDNPDLVTACVIGDGEAETGPLATAWHSNKFLNPERDGAVLPILHLNGYKIANPTVLARISHDELEQLMTGYGYKPYFVEGDDPETMHRAMAETMDRCFDEIAEIQRRARVEGVTERPVWPMIVFRSPKGWTGPKVVDGKPAEGNWRSHQVPFSTVRDNPEHMELLETWLKSYRAEELFTPDGVLLPELQALAPKGKKRMGDIPYANGGLLLKELRMPDFRDYALDVPKPGAVEAEAPKPMARFLRDIMKMNDKTANFRVFGPDETASNRLGDLFEETDRTWMANTIPADDHLSPDGRVMEILSEHTCQGWLEGYLLTGRHGFFSCYEAFIHIIDSMFNQHAKWLKVTDSEIPWRRPIASLNYFLTSHVWRQDHNGFSHQDPGFIDHVVNKKSEVIRVYLPPDANTLLSVTDHCLRSRNYINVIVAGKQPAWQWLDMEAAVRHCTSGIGIWEWASNDAGGEPDVVMACAGDVPTLETLAAVKILHKLAPELKIRVVNIVDLMTLQPKEEHPHGLSDRDFDDLFTTDKPIIFAYHGYPWLIHRLTYRRTNHPNLHVRGYKEEGTTTTPFDMVVINDLDRFHLVADVANRVESLRPQAAYIKQYVRDRLIEHKEYITKYGEDMPEVRDWKWEE
- a CDS encoding acetate/propionate family kinase, which codes for MKPVITILAVNTGSSSIKFSLYESGEREELLFSGSLTRIGLKDGRFSVVDPEGRYIDCERVDAPDHPAACSHVFSWLKKHGPGIPDAVGHRVVHGGPRHTASEKVTPELLDSIAELVSYAPEHLPQALNAIRYAATELPGAFQVACFDTAFHNTMPPLAKLCPIPEEYRRQGVQRYGFHGLSYQYILSQLQAEGDPLARKGRLILAHLGHGASMAAVLDGRSIETTMGFSPAGGLVMSTRTGDLDPGVVLFLLQEGHLDSTGLRDMVNKKSGLFGVSGLSDDMRDLLDAEAKNEQARLAVELFCYSARKHIGALTAVLGGLDMIVFTGGIGLYSPEIRERIFAGLEFLGVRLDHEKNLNHSGIISTDTSPVVVKVIETNEEVTIVRETRRVLEGG